The Chiloscyllium punctatum isolate Juve2018m chromosome 30, sChiPun1.3, whole genome shotgun sequence genome includes a region encoding these proteins:
- the LOC140455657 gene encoding uncharacterized protein codes for MEEKRFKCEVCDKAFVKSTHLLIHQRIHTGEKPFRCQLCQTAFTQSSHLLTHQRFHTGEKPFTCQVCDKSFSQSSSLLEHQRIHTGERPFKCKICEKSFSVSSALHSHQRTHTGEKPFVCKICGKSFSRSTGLCEHKRIHTGEKPFKCEVCNKSFSRSGNLRVHRRIHTGEKLFKCNMCDKLFPDSSRLLLHQRIHTGEKPFVCKMCHKSFSTSSKLCAHHRIHTGEKPFTCEVCDKSFSESSNLHKHQRLHTRNTSKGSRCMSLICC; via the coding sequence ATGGAAGAGAAACGCTTCAAGTGTGAGGTTTGTGATAAAGCTTTTGTAAAGTCGACTCACCTGTTGATACACCAGAGgatccacacaggggagaaaccattcaggTGTCAGCTCTGTCAGACAGCTTTCACTCAATCTTCACACCTCTTGACCCACCAGAGGTTTCACACAGGAGAAAAACCATTCACATGTCAGGTTTGTGATAAATCATTCTCGCAATCATCAAGCCTTCTTGAACACCAACGCATTCACACAGGTGAGAGGCCATTCAAATGCAAAATTTGTGAGAAATCATTCTCAGTGTCATCTGCTCTCCACAGTCATCAACGAACTCACACAGGGGAAAAGCCGTTTGTGTGCAAGATTTGTGGTAAATCATTCTCGCGGTCAACAGGTCTCTGTGAACACAAACGCATTCACACAGGAGAGAAACCATTCAAGTGTGAGGTGTGTAACAAATCATTTTCAAGGTCAGGGAATCTCCGTGTACACCGACGcatccacactggggagaaactGTTCAAGTGCAATATGTGTGACAAATTATTCCCTGATTCATCAAGACTTCTGCTCCATCAGAgaattcacacaggagaaaaacCATTCGTATGTAAGATGTGTCACAAGTCATTCTCAACATCATCAAAACTCTGTGCACACCATCgtattcacactggggagaaaccattcacatgTGAGGTATGTGACAAATCATTTTCGGAATCATCAAACCTCCATAAACATCAACGTCTTCACACAAGAAATACAAGCAAGGGAAGCAGATGTATGTCACTGATATGCTGTTGA